In one window of Longimicrobiaceae bacterium DNA:
- a CDS encoding addiction module protein, producing MTSRAETNEETMDENSSSDPLRDSIETDTPHDPEPVPLNERQMQELRRRSEAYRRNPASAVPLDDVLERIERSPG from the coding sequence GTGACTTCCCGCGCCGAGACGAACGAGGAAACCATGGATGAAAACTCGTCATCCGACCCGCTGCGGGACAGCATCGAGACCGACACTCCGCACGATCCGGAGCCGGTGCCGCTGAACGAACGGCAGATGCAGGAGCTTCGTCGCCGCTCCGAGGCTTACCGCCGGAACCCCGCCTCCGCCGTCCCGCTCGACGACGTGCTCGAACGCATCGAACGCTCTCCGGGGTGA